One window of Sporocytophaga myxococcoides DSM 11118 genomic DNA carries:
- the metH gene encoding methionine synthase — translation MTVNIQEVLKKKILVLDGAMGTMIQGYTLEEEDFRGERFKDHKGDLKGNNDLLSLTRPDIIKEIHLKYLEAGADIIETNTFSGTSIAMADYHMEDLVYELNYESARIAKEATEIYNQKDPSKPRFVAGSIGPTNRTASLSPDVNNPGYRAVTFDDLVKAYYEQVKGLADGGADLFLVETVFDTLNCKAALFAIESYKEDTGSKIPVMISGTITDASGRTLSGQTVEAFLYSVTHLPVLTVGFNCALGAKQLKQHIRDLAKESVTGISAHPNAGLPNEFGQYDETPEEMASTIKEFLDEGLLNIIGGCCGTTPAHIKAIADLAAQYSPRPNPESDHLSRYSGLEPLKVFKGANFINIGERTNVTGSKMFARLIKEGNYEEALAVARNQVEGGAQVIDVNMDEGMLDSEQAMTTFLNLIASEPDIAKLPIMVDSSKWSVIEAGLKCVQGKAIVNSISLKEGEEKFKEHARKVRKYGAAVVVMAFDEQGQADSYERRIEICKRAYDILTKEVNFPAEDIIFDPNILTVATGIEEHNNYAVDFINATRWIKGNLPGVKVSGGVSNISFSFRGNDVVREAMHSAFLYHAIKAGLDMGIVNAGMIEVYENIPKDLLEHVEDVLLNRRPDATERMLEMAEKVKNKGKEAVKDETWRKLPVGERLAHALVKGVVDYIDQDVEEARHMFAKPLEVIEGPLMDGMNIVGDLFGEGKMFLPQVVKSARVMKKAVAYLLPFIEEEKKKGGGEGRSAGKILMATVKGDVHDIGKNIVGVVLGCNNYEIIDLGVMVPTDKIIKAAQENNVDIIGLSGLITPSLDEMVTVAREMEKAGLKVPLLIGGATTSRIHTAVKIDPHYSGSVVHVLDASRSVPVAGSLMSLENKDNFVQNLKSEYSKAREEHSKRQKDKNYISIEQARANKTPIDWSTTKVTKPAFLGTKFFDDYSLSEISKYIDWTPFFQTWQLKGKFPKILEDPIIGTEAKKLYDDARALLKEVIEKKLLQAKAVIGFYPATRGGDDDIILHEFNKEIIDHGNHKHEVFREDRSKVLTTFHTLRQQGLKGKGIPNLALSDFIAPKESGISDYIGGFAVTAGIGIEAIIEKYDKEHDDYNSILIKAIADRLAEAFAECMHEKVRKEYWGYASDESFDNEALIKEEYAGIRPAPGYPACPDHTEKSILFKLLDPNCRTGIALTESFAMYPASSVSGMYFSHPDSKYFGLGKIEKDQVVDYAKRKNMSVEEVEKWLSPVLNYDI, via the coding sequence ATGACTGTTAACATTCAGGAAGTATTAAAGAAAAAGATACTTGTGCTTGATGGTGCTATGGGGACCATGATTCAGGGGTATACACTTGAAGAGGAAGATTTCAGAGGAGAAAGATTTAAAGATCATAAAGGCGATTTGAAAGGCAATAACGACTTGTTATCGCTTACTCGTCCCGATATCATTAAAGAAATCCACCTGAAGTATCTTGAAGCCGGCGCTGATATTATCGAAACAAATACTTTTAGCGGTACTTCGATTGCTATGGCGGATTATCATATGGAAGATCTTGTTTATGAACTAAACTATGAATCTGCAAGAATTGCCAAAGAAGCTACGGAGATTTATAACCAGAAGGATCCTTCGAAACCAAGATTTGTAGCGGGATCAATAGGTCCAACAAACAGAACGGCTTCATTATCGCCAGATGTAAACAATCCAGGCTATAGAGCCGTAACTTTTGACGATCTGGTAAAAGCATATTATGAACAAGTAAAAGGCCTTGCAGATGGAGGAGCTGACCTGTTTCTTGTAGAAACAGTTTTCGATACTCTTAACTGTAAAGCTGCTTTATTTGCTATTGAATCTTATAAGGAAGATACAGGATCAAAGATTCCTGTGATGATTTCCGGTACAATTACTGATGCAAGTGGAAGAACTTTATCTGGACAAACAGTAGAAGCTTTCTTGTATTCAGTAACTCACTTGCCTGTTTTAACAGTAGGTTTTAACTGTGCTTTAGGAGCAAAACAATTAAAGCAACACATCCGGGATCTTGCAAAGGAATCTGTTACAGGTATCAGTGCACACCCTAATGCCGGTTTGCCCAACGAATTCGGTCAATATGATGAAACTCCGGAGGAGATGGCTTCGACCATCAAGGAGTTTTTAGATGAAGGTCTTCTAAATATTATTGGTGGATGCTGCGGAACCACTCCTGCACACATTAAAGCAATTGCAGATTTAGCCGCACAATACTCTCCTAGACCAAATCCTGAATCAGATCATCTTTCAAGATATAGCGGACTAGAGCCTTTGAAAGTCTTCAAAGGAGCTAACTTTATAAATATCGGAGAAAGAACCAATGTTACAGGTTCTAAAATGTTTGCCCGTCTTATCAAAGAAGGCAATTATGAGGAAGCGCTTGCTGTAGCCAGAAACCAAGTTGAAGGTGGGGCACAGGTGATCGATGTGAATATGGATGAGGGGATGCTTGACTCTGAGCAGGCAATGACTACTTTCCTTAATCTTATTGCTTCTGAGCCTGATATTGCGAAACTTCCTATCATGGTGGATTCATCCAAATGGTCCGTGATTGAAGCTGGTCTTAAATGTGTACAAGGTAAAGCCATTGTAAACTCTATAAGCTTAAAAGAAGGCGAAGAGAAGTTTAAAGAACATGCCAGAAAAGTCAGAAAGTACGGTGCTGCAGTTGTTGTAATGGCGTTTGACGAGCAAGGACAAGCAGATTCTTACGAAAGAAGAATCGAGATCTGCAAAAGAGCTTATGATATTCTTACTAAGGAAGTAAATTTCCCTGCAGAAGATATAATTTTTGACCCTAATATACTTACTGTTGCTACAGGTATTGAAGAACACAATAATTATGCTGTGGATTTTATCAATGCTACAAGATGGATCAAAGGAAATCTTCCGGGTGTAAAGGTAAGTGGTGGTGTTAGTAACATATCCTTCTCTTTCAGAGGAAACGATGTGGTTAGAGAAGCGATGCACTCTGCTTTCCTGTATCATGCAATTAAAGCAGGTCTGGATATGGGTATTGTTAATGCAGGTATGATTGAGGTTTATGAGAATATTCCCAAAGATCTGCTGGAGCATGTCGAAGATGTATTACTGAACAGGCGTCCTGATGCCACAGAGCGAATGCTTGAGATGGCTGAAAAGGTTAAAAATAAAGGGAAAGAGGCTGTTAAAGATGAAACCTGGCGTAAATTACCTGTTGGGGAAAGATTAGCTCATGCTCTGGTGAAGGGTGTTGTTGATTATATAGATCAGGACGTAGAAGAAGCAAGGCATATGTTTGCTAAACCATTAGAGGTTATTGAAGGGCCTTTGATGGATGGAATGAACATTGTAGGTGATCTTTTCGGTGAAGGAAAAATGTTCCTGCCTCAGGTAGTGAAGAGTGCAAGGGTAATGAAAAAGGCGGTAGCTTATCTGCTTCCATTTATTGAAGAAGAAAAGAAAAAAGGAGGAGGAGAAGGCCGAAGTGCAGGTAAGATCCTTATGGCTACAGTAAAAGGAGATGTACATGATATAGGAAAAAATATTGTCGGTGTAGTTTTGGGATGTAACAACTATGAGATCATCGATCTTGGGGTAATGGTGCCTACCGATAAAATCATTAAGGCCGCCCAGGAAAATAACGTCGATATCATAGGACTTAGCGGTCTGATAACCCCTTCTCTTGATGAGATGGTTACAGTTGCAAGGGAAATGGAAAAGGCGGGTTTAAAGGTGCCTTTGTTGATTGGAGGAGCTACAACATCAAGAATTCATACAGCTGTAAAAATTGATCCGCACTATAGTGGTTCAGTTGTCCATGTACTGGATGCATCAAGAAGTGTTCCGGTTGCTGGAAGTCTTATGAGCCTCGAAAATAAAGATAACTTTGTTCAGAATCTTAAATCGGAATATTCTAAAGCTCGCGAGGAACATTCTAAAAGGCAAAAAGATAAAAATTATATCAGCATTGAGCAGGCAAGAGCTAATAAAACACCTATTGACTGGTCGACTACGAAAGTAACTAAGCCTGCATTCCTGGGTACAAAATTCTTTGATGATTATTCTTTGTCAGAGATTAGTAAATACATCGATTGGACTCCTTTCTTCCAGACCTGGCAGCTTAAAGGAAAGTTTCCTAAGATTTTAGAAGATCCGATTATCGGGACAGAGGCTAAAAAACTTTATGATGACGCAAGAGCTCTTTTAAAAGAAGTCATAGAGAAAAAATTATTGCAGGCAAAAGCAGTTATAGGGTTTTATCCTGCCACAAGAGGAGGGGATGATGATATCATTCTGCATGAATTCAATAAAGAAATAATAGATCACGGCAATCATAAGCACGAAGTCTTCAGAGAGGATAGAAGTAAAGTCCTTACAACTTTCCATACTTTGAGGCAACAAGGCTTGAAAGGCAAAGGTATACCTAATCTGGCACTCAGTGATTTTATTGCTCCCAAAGAATCGGGAATCAGTGATTATATAGGTGGTTTTGCGGTGACAGCGGGAATAGGAATTGAAGCTATAATTGAAAAGTATGATAAAGAACACGACGATTATAATTCAATACTTATAAAAGCAATAGCAGATAGATTGGCTGAAGCCTTTGCTGAATGTATGCATGAGAAGGTAAGGA